The genomic window AAAAAATATCCGGGTCTACTATCCATTTAACCTATGAAGTATCGGCCAACCGCgtaaaagatggagtgacaatcttCCATAGGGACAACAACCCACCAATGAACAAGCAAAGAAGAAATTTTAATGACACCGAGGAAATATTTAcggtacttcttcttctttcacTTTTTATTGGCTTGCATACTTATGCATGTTATCACTTGACACTAATATGAACGATGGAGTCGTCAATGAATGTCAGTTTATAAACATATATTAAATAAAACAGATTTTTTAAGAAATGCTTTTACAACCAGAATATTTTTTTAAGGTAAAGATTTTCCCAAAACTCATTTACTTTTATTAAAGTTCTCTTTTTAGGAAAATGTTTCCATCGAGATTTTTACTGCACAATCGCAATACGGACAATCAAAAACACACCAACGGAAAAGCTACAACCGCCAAGATAACTGCCATGTGCGTACTATTTCTAGCTTCCTTTATCACAGGATTGCTACCAATAAAGTTAAATCAATGGTTCAATTGGAGCTCCCATCCAACGACCACCTCTTTCGTTAAAATAATTCTTGGTATAGGAGGTGGTGTTCTTTTATGTACGACATTCATACACATGTTACCAGAGATCAGTAAAAATTTTAATGACCTTAACGTCACCCCAGGAATAGAGGTACCTTACGCAGAGCTACTGTTGTGTGCCGGATTCTTTATGATGTACTCAATAGAAGAGTTTGTGCGTACGTATATGCTTAGTTGTAAGCCAGCCTCAAATTCTCAGGAGATAATAGAAGTAGCATTAAAGACAAGCATTTCTAGAGGACTTGAATCTGCGCGTACTGAGGAACAAGTTAATATATCTACAGATTCATATTTGATAACTGAGAATACCACAGCAGCGATTATTAGAGGTTTGTTACTAACTCTAGCCCTGTGTATACATGAACTATTCGAGGGTCTTGCTGTGGGTTTGGAGAACTCTCCTCGTAATGTTTGGTACATGTTTGCAGCTATCAGTGCGCACAAGTTCGTGATATCGTTTTGTATAGGTATGGAATTAGTGATATCTGGTATAAAAACTTACTTAG from Diabrotica virgifera virgifera chromosome 5, PGI_DIABVI_V3a includes these protein-coding regions:
- the LOC114324826 gene encoding zinc transporter ZIP1-like; amino-acid sequence: MFPSRFLLHNRNTDNQKHTNGKATTAKITAMCVLFLASFITGLLPIKLNQWFNWSSHPTTTSFVKIILGIGGGVLLCTTFIHMLPEISKNFNDLNVTPGIEVPYAELLLCAGFFMMYSIEEFVRTYMLSCKPASNSQEIIEVALKTSISRGLESARTEEQVNISTDSYLITENTTAAIIRGLLLTLALCIHELFEGLAVGLENSPRNVWYMFAAISAHKFVISFCIGMELVISGIKTYLVIIYVFIFSFVSAAGIGIGILVSKIDNTATLVSVIMQGLAAGTLLYVVYFELLQGDKRSGLKQFGAVLLGFILMFGVSLIDILNIY